Below is a genomic region from Spirosoma radiotolerans.
TTGCAGGTTATAAGCCGCTTGTCGGTTGTGTTGATCTAAGAGATTCCGTCCGGGGTTGGCACCTGTGGAATCGTAAAATGTACTGGCCGACTGATTCAACGCCTTTGTTTCGCCATCACCCAATACCGTGTTCAGGTTGAGCGATAGAGTGCGGCCTTGACGCCGAAATTTACGCATCAGCAGCAGGTTATTGTAGCCATTCAGTCCGTTGCCTGTCGATCCATAAACCGTTTCGCCGGAATTAACCAGTTGACTCACTTGCCCCGCCAGACCCGGTCCCGGTAACGAGGAGCGGCTGGAAAGGCGGCTGGTGTAATCGGTCGTTTGCCAGGACAGACTGGGGGCTAACCGGAGGCTGGTCATCGAGTCAAGTACCCAGTCGAGACGGAGATTGAACCGATGCGTCAACTGCTGATTCTGCGAATAATTCTGCTGATCGGTCGTTAGTGAATTGCCGGGCAAAATACTAGTGCGCCGACTGTGTTGATCGGTGGTGGTGATGGCCTGATTCAGAAAGTAGCTCGTTGCGATTTCGGCTCGCTGACCCAACTTATCCCGGTAGTTCAATCCACCCGCTCGTACTTCGATCACGTTGGTTGGCGTTTGGCTACCAGGAGGACCGCTTCCCTCCAAGCCACCTACAAAAACCGGACCTTGGGCCGCACCCAGCATAAAGTTTTGCTGGTTGAGGTTGTTAGCCTGACCAATTAGGGAAATTTGGCGCCCCGGTCCGTCGCCCCGGTTGTTAAAGCGGTGCAGGTTCAATCGGGCCTGATACCGATTGGCCTCCCCACCGCGCGCCGTGCCTGCACCCAGTTCATTCTGACCGAAATACCCTTTCCGTTTATTCTCCTTGAGGGTTATATTGATGGTTCGTTCCCGGTTGCCATCGTCAATACCCGAAAACTGCGACTGATCCGATGACTGATCGTATAATTGAACCTTATCGACTACATCGGCGGGCAGGTTTCGGGTAGCCATCTTCGGATCATGGCCGAAAAACGGCTTCCCATCCACCAATATTCGGTTGACCGTTTGCCCCTGTGCTTTTATCGTCCCATCACGGCCTACTTGCATACCCGGTAGTTTGCGGAGTAATTCCTCCACAGCGGCATTGGGCTGCGTTTTGAACGACCCGGCGTTGAACTCCAATGTATCTTGTTTTACCGTAACTGGTGGGCTTTCCTGCCGAACCACAACTTCCTGAAGCTGATTACTCTGCTCGGCCATCCGCAGAATGCCCACGCCATTCGCTGGTACGCCGGACGTAATAGTAATCGACTGAGCGTTATTCCGATAGCCCAGGAACGTAACAAGCAGTCGATAGCGTCCCGGTGCTACGTTGCGTAGTTGAAACATCCCATCGCCATCGGTAATCGTGCCCGTTACATAGCTCGAATCGCGATCCATCATCAGCGAGATAGACGCTTGCCGCAGGGGTTTGCCACTGGCTGAATCAACCACCATCCCCCCAATCTCGGATTTCGTTCCGTTACGTTGGGCGAATAAACCGGTAGTCAGAAAGAGGAAGAAAATAAAGAAAAATGGCTTCATGGGGCTGTCTGGGCTGGGATAGCTGGAAAAAGCAGGATTGAAGGGGTGCTTCGTGAGCGGATAGCGGACTGATGTCCACCCCGCCATTCCTGCGCGAAATACCCTGGCCCTAACCTCCGTGCCCTACACGTTCGTACTTTTGCATAAAATCAGTAATGGCTTTTTGACGTAGCTCGGTTAGTTGCTCCATCGTAACGGCTTGCGCCTGTATACTGGGTTTAGCTACCGATGCATCGAGTGCGGTTTTAGCCACTTTTCTGGCTTTGAATTGCTCCTTGCTCCCTTCAATCAGCAAGACCGTACCGGTATCGGGGGTGAGTTCCTGGATTGGTGAGTAGGTGATGGGGAGCTCTGTTGTGATCCAGACCGAATAGGTTTCTTTTTTGTAAGGGACCGTGGCCTTTCGGCAGATATAACCAGCTATTTTCCTGCTTTGGTCGGTCATTTGCCAGCCACTTACTCGCTGAAGTGGCGCTTCGGCCTGATACGTTTTCGCATCCGCATCATTGCCGACCGTAAGTATCGTTACTTTTTTCAGGGCCTTCAGATCAACAAAAAACTGCTCTGTAAACGGACGCCGGCCGCCGACTGTCGGCATCACCTGATAATTGTTACCGGTTACTTTCGCGTATGCACCGTTGATTAGAACTTTCTGCTCCGACATTCGATTATCGGGAATGTCTTTTGGCCAGTTAGGATCGCCGGGCTTCATCAGCTCGCCATTACTATCTTTAAATCTCAGACTCGCCGGGTCAATCTTGTGGATGCCTTCGTAGGTAATCTGGCCAGACCAGGTAGCAGAGGCTGTTTGAGCGATGGTTGTTATGTGAGTTATCAGAACGGCTAATAAGCCGTTGACAACTGCTCGGAGGAGCGTTTTCATAAACAATTACTGGTTTGATTTGACGGGTCAAAGTTCATTTAACCTTGTGTAACGTACTGTTACATAGTGTTAAACAGTGTTAACACCCATGCGAAGCCCGCCCAGACGATATAGCTTTGTACATGAACCGACGCATTCGTTCCATATTCTGGCTGATGACGCTTTGCATCATTGGCATCAACGCATTTCAGGGCTATTGGCTCTGGACAACGTACCATCTTAATAGCCAGCAGTATAATC
It encodes:
- a CDS encoding outer membrane beta-barrel protein, yielding MKPFFFIFFLFLTTGLFAQRNGTKSEIGGMVVDSASGKPLRQASISLMMDRDSSYVTGTITDGDGMFQLRNVAPGRYRLLVTFLGYRNNAQSITITSGVPANGVGILRMAEQSNQLQEVVVRQESPPVTVKQDTLEFNAGSFKTQPNAAVEELLRKLPGMQVGRDGTIKAQGQTVNRILVDGKPFFGHDPKMATRNLPADVVDKVQLYDQSSDQSQFSGIDDGNRERTINITLKENKRKGYFGQNELGAGTARGGEANRYQARLNLHRFNNRGDGPGRQISLIGQANNLNQQNFMLGAAQGPVFVGGLEGSGPPGSQTPTNVIEVRAGGLNYRDKLGQRAEIATSYFLNQAITTTDQHSRRTSILPGNSLTTDQQNYSQNQQLTHRFNLRLDWVLDSMTSLRLAPSLSWQTTDYTSRLSSRSSLPGPGLAGQVSQLVNSGETVYGSTGNGLNGYNNLLLMRKFRRQGRTLSLNLNTVLGDGETKALNQSASTFYDSTGANPGRNLLDQHNRQAAYNLQNTLTLSYTEPLSFTQKLELRYAYSASSNRADRVATDRNETNGLYDRVNFLLSNQFSSSFDYHRAGSTYQNQRLRYKFALGLDVQQSQLQLDNRSADTSQRRRYVNLLPNALFSYTFSGNRNLRLHYRTRLNTPSITQLQPVIDNTNPLNSRIGNPQLAPEFYHTVILAYNVSKDLGARSFTAFASLNQSANRIATATTISPSGVQTTQPINVGGFWSANGSMSIGRMLQPSQLDLTFITSVALSRAVSFMNDRRNDTKNVSVGQGFRLQSNFSGNLEYGLSGNLTYQAASYSLTPKQNTAFWSQYATADLFWKLPFRFVLTSDVTYTATTGWAVGYNQQFMLWNVTLARQFFKGDQGELRLQVFDLLNQNRSLVRNTTDTYIEDVQSRILRRYLLVSFVYNLRKFGL